A window of the Arachis duranensis cultivar V14167 chromosome 5, aradu.V14167.gnm2.J7QH, whole genome shotgun sequence genome harbors these coding sequences:
- the LOC107491163 gene encoding membrane steroid-binding protein 1: MALQLWETLKEAIVAYTGLSPPTFFTLLALFLAIYYVVSGLFGSSANNTHGATRDFEPQMQPLKPPVQLGEVTEEELKAYDGTDPEKPLLMAIKGEIYDVSQSRMFYGPGGPYALFAGKDASRALAKMSFEEKDLTGDISGLGPFELEALQDWEYKFMSKYVKVGTIKKEVPVTEGEFKGESSESSPQDGDAPKPTIEEGGSSENVAVKSEENHSHVDADKE, from the exons ATGGCTCTGCAACTGTGGGAGACTTTGAAGGAAGCAATAGTGGCTTACACTGGCCTCTCTCCACCCACCTTCTTCACTCTTTTGGCACTCTTCCTTGCCATTTACTACGTCGTTTCGGGCCTCTTTGGTTCCTCCGCCAATAACACTCATGGAGCCACCAGGGATTTCGAGCCGCAGATGCAGCCTCTGAAACCGCCGGTTCAGCTCGGTGAGGTCACGGAGGAGGAGCTCAAGGCCTATGATGGCACTGATCCTGAGAAGCCTCTGCTCATGGCCATCAAGGGTGAGATCTACGATGTTTCACAGAGCAG GATGTTTTATGGACCTGGTGGGCCATATGCTCTATTTGCCGGCAAGGATGCTAGCAGAGCGTTAGCAAAAATGTCTTTCGAAGAGAAAGACCTAACTGGTGATATATCTGGTCTTGGACCATTTGAGCTTGAGGCGTTGCAAGACTGGGAATATAAGTTTATGAGCAAGTATGTTAAAGTTGGAACCATCAAAAAGGAAGTTCCAGTGACCGAAGGAGAATTCAAAGGTGAATCATCAGAATCCTCTCCCCAAGATGGTGATGCTCCCAAACCTACTATTGAAGAAGGTGGCTCCTCAGAAAACGTAGCTGTTAAAAGTGAGGAAAACCATTCACATGTTGATGCAGATAAAGAGTAA